Part of the Primulina huaijiensis isolate GDHJ02 unplaced genomic scaffold, ASM1229523v2 scaffold206890, whole genome shotgun sequence genome, CAATTCGAGACTCTTCTTCGATCTCTCTCTACGCTTTATCCTCCCTCAAATTCCCCTTCTCCGCCCCAAATTTTGCTTTGAGACCCCTTAAAACCCTTGCCAATCTCCCCAGATTCGTTACCGCCGCCACTCCCTCCGGCTCCGCTACCACAAGAGCGGCCACATCATTTCATGGCCTCTGCTATGTCACCGGAGACAACATTGATACTGACCAAATCATCCCCGCCGAGTACCTGACCCTCGTCCCTTCAAAACCGGATGAGTACGAAAAACTAGGTTCCTATGCCTTGATCGGGTTACCTTCCTCCTTTGAAACTCGATTCATTGAACCCGGGGAGATGAAATCCAAGTACTCCATTGTGATTGGCGGCGAAAACTTTGGTTGTGGCTCTTCCCGGGAGCATGCCCCCGTGGCCCTCGGCGCCGCAGGTGTTTCCGCTGTGGTGGCTGAGTCGTATGCGAGGATTTTCTTTAGGAATTCAGTTTCAACAGGGGAGGTTTATCCTTTGGAGTCGGAGGCGAGGTTGTGTGTTGAGTGTCGGACTGGAGATGTTGTTACCATTGAGCTTGGAGAAAGTGAAAGCAAGCTAATTAATCATACCACTGGGAAAGATTATAAGTTGAAGCCCATTGGTGATGCTGGACCAGTGATCGAAGCTGGTGGGATTTTCGCTTATGCTAGACAAACTGGGATGATTTCTTCGCGGAATGCCTAAGGCTGGCTGTACTTTTGAAGGTAACTGCTAAAATGATTTGATCTGCAGCACATGTTTACTAGCTCGGTGTTCTTTTTGACATTAACatagatgtgtgtgtgtgtgtgtgtgtgcgcgcgctCGTATTGTTTAGATACCAA contains:
- the LOC140966515 gene encoding 3-isopropylmalate dehydratase small subunit 1-like, encoding RDSSSISLYALSSLKFPFSAPNFALRPLKTLANLPRFVTAATPSGSATTRAATSFHGLCYVTGDNIDTDQIIPAEYLTLVPSKPDEYEKLGSYALIGLPSSFETRFIEPGEMKSKYSIVIGGENFGCGSSREHAPVALGAAGVSAVVAESYARIFFRNSVSTGEVYPLESEARLCVECRTGDVVTIELGESESKLINHTTGKDYKLKPIGDAGPVIEAGGIFAYARQTGMISSRNA